In the genome of Gloeotrichia echinulata CP02, one region contains:
- a CDS encoding peptidylprolyl isomerase encodes MENLSFLTINDQPILIEQAIKYLQASGKLTHFIGDILRQYVIEQEIQKREDIDISPAVTEQTIIDFRLKNQLTEPQVFQEWLSKNGTDYATFYSSITLSFKLEKLKAVLTEPKLPEYFIERKIYLDRVIISRIVVENRELAEELQTQIEEGGNFEQLAKEYSVADERIVNGMMGPISRGTMPDILRAAIDAASPGQLIGPIEIEGRYGLFRVEQFLPASLEDIQLKQALQNELFEKWLAEKIQKLTVKLQVN; translated from the coding sequence ATGGAAAATTTATCATTTTTGACCATCAATGACCAACCAATTTTGATTGAGCAGGCAATCAAATATCTGCAAGCATCAGGAAAATTGACGCATTTCATTGGTGATATTCTTCGCCAGTACGTCATCGAACAAGAAATCCAAAAGCGAGAAGATATTGACATCAGCCCGGCTGTAACGGAACAAACAATAATTGATTTTCGGCTAAAAAATCAACTAACTGAACCTCAAGTTTTTCAAGAATGGTTGAGTAAAAATGGCACTGATTACGCGACATTTTACTCATCAATTACTTTGAGCTTTAAGTTAGAAAAACTGAAAGCTGTTCTGACAGAACCAAAACTTCCCGAATATTTTATTGAACGGAAGATTTATCTGGATCGGGTAATAATCTCTCGGATTGTTGTGGAAAATCGCGAATTAGCTGAGGAACTACAAACCCAAATCGAAGAAGGAGGTAACTTTGAGCAACTTGCTAAAGAGTATTCAGTAGCAGATGAACGAATTGTTAATGGAATGATGGGACCAATCAGTCGAGGAACAATGCCCGATATACTCAGGGCTGCTATTGATGCGGCCAGTCCGGGACAATTGATTGGACCAATAGAAATAGAAGGACGTTATGGTTTGTTTCGAGTAGAACAATTTCTGCCAGCGTCTTTAGAAGATATTCAACTAAAGCAAGCACTACAAAATGAGTTGTTTGAGAAATGGCTAGCAGAGAAAATTCAAAAGCTGACAGTCAAATTACAAGTGAACTAA
- a CDS encoding peptidase domain-containing ABC transporter, whose amino-acid sequence MASRENSKADSQITSELKFLDDESLQINVLALVPWNQPPLCWLTSDQQARWQNQLKICRYRIGEKIWSTETGGYQFLIITGKVRLREEGVGKPLTVLQEGDWFGDLQKFSVECKASAVSKEVVLVCWAVTLWAEVSTPQIESFWQTSQQPGDNGKGEEEANVFQSPLPQRCTELAEVSLVPSKESLASNPITSSYPFVSSWNTGAACLTMVAQQLENAVKLEWVQRQLRGQRPKHVVEAGEKLGLMLRRLQVDWSQLRQLSFPALLLWNPDSLPTPQWVVAYGVKGDRLIIANPLNRDLTCESLPQSTVESAWDGKIWQVELISQQEKFNLGWFTPAVWRYRGLLGEVLVASFTLQLLGLATPLITQVVIDKVMVQESLPTLDVMAIALLLVAIFEAILGILRLFIFTHTARRLDLSLSAQLFRHLMRLPLAYFESRRVGDTVARVQELEQIRQFLTGTALTVILDSIFAVVYLVLMFYYNIPLTFVALAVLPLFATLTIVSTPILRNWLNETFNRSADSQSFLVETVTGIHSVKAHAAEPVARDRWEGLFARFIRTGFKASTTSNISSNIGDFLTNFSTLLILWFGAKLVIDQKLTVGQLVAFQMLSGRVTGPLLRLVQLWQNLQQVLLSVDRIGDILNVAPEAEAGTGLVLPPLKGQVTFEQVFFRYKANIEPVLKGISFNVEPGQFVGIVGRSGSGKSTLSKLLQRLYQIESGRILIDGFDIKSADLASLRQQIGVVLQEDFLFNGSILENITLGNPDITAEQVVQAARLAVAHDFISQLPYGYETNVGERGTALSGGQRQRIALARLFLSSAPILILDEATSALDSETEQQVLQNLQQISTNRTVFLIAHRFAPLKRADLIVVLEKGVIAERGTHSHLLQQKGLYWSLYQRQQANI is encoded by the coding sequence ATGGCTAGCAGAGAAAATTCAAAAGCTGACAGTCAAATTACAAGTGAACTAAAATTTCTGGATGATGAATCTCTACAAATAAACGTGCTAGCTTTAGTACCGTGGAATCAACCGCCTTTATGCTGGCTAACTTCTGATCAACAAGCCCGATGGCAAAATCAGTTGAAAATCTGTCGCTATCGGATTGGTGAAAAAATCTGGTCAACCGAGACGGGGGGGTACCAGTTTTTGATTATTACAGGTAAAGTGCGCTTGCGAGAAGAAGGAGTTGGTAAGCCATTGACAGTCCTACAAGAAGGGGATTGGTTTGGCGACTTACAAAAATTTTCTGTTGAGTGCAAAGCTAGCGCTGTTAGTAAAGAAGTCGTGTTAGTCTGTTGGGCTGTAACATTGTGGGCGGAAGTTTCCACGCCACAAATTGAAAGCTTCTGGCAAACTTCCCAACAACCGGGGGACAATGGGAAAGGGGAAGAGGAGGCGAATGTTTTCCAGTCCCCACTCCCCCAGCGATGCACTGAGCTTGCCGAAGTGTCCCTAGTCCCTAGTAAAGAGTCCCTAGCCTCCAATCCCATAACCTCCAGCTATCCTTTTGTTTCCAGTTGGAACACCGGCGCTGCTTGTTTAACAATGGTGGCGCAACAGTTAGAAAATGCGGTGAAACTGGAATGGGTACAACGCCAACTCAGGGGACAACGCCCAAAACATGTAGTGGAAGCAGGCGAAAAGTTAGGGCTGATGTTGCGACGGTTGCAAGTAGATTGGAGTCAGCTGCGCCAATTATCATTTCCCGCATTACTGCTGTGGAATCCTGACTCATTACCAACACCGCAATGGGTGGTAGCCTATGGAGTGAAAGGCGATCGCCTAATTATTGCCAATCCCCTCAATCGTGATCTTACTTGCGAAAGTCTACCCCAATCAACGGTTGAGTCAGCCTGGGATGGGAAAATATGGCAAGTAGAACTCATATCCCAACAAGAAAAATTTAATCTCGGTTGGTTCACCCCAGCAGTTTGGAGATATCGGGGATTATTAGGAGAAGTTTTAGTAGCATCTTTTACGTTGCAGCTTTTGGGGTTAGCGACACCGCTGATTACCCAAGTCGTGATTGATAAAGTGATGGTGCAAGAGAGTTTACCAACACTCGATGTTATGGCGATCGCACTTTTGTTAGTCGCTATATTTGAGGCTATACTCGGTATCCTGCGGCTATTCATCTTTACCCATACAGCTCGACGCCTAGATCTCAGTTTATCAGCCCAGCTATTTCGCCACCTCATGCGTCTGCCTTTAGCTTATTTCGAGTCGCGGCGCGTCGGTGACACAGTAGCACGAGTTCAGGAACTTGAACAAATCCGTCAGTTCCTCACAGGTACAGCATTGACGGTGATTTTAGATAGCATTTTTGCCGTGGTGTATCTGGTATTGATGTTTTACTACAATATTCCCCTGACCTTTGTAGCCTTGGCTGTACTGCCATTGTTTGCTACTTTGACAATAGTTTCCACCCCAATTCTGCGTAACTGGCTCAACGAAACATTTAACCGCAGTGCTGATAGTCAATCGTTTCTGGTGGAGACAGTTACCGGAATTCACTCAGTCAAAGCCCACGCAGCCGAACCCGTAGCACGCGATCGCTGGGAAGGCTTGTTTGCTCGCTTCATCCGCACTGGTTTTAAAGCTTCTACTACCTCTAATATTAGCAGTAATATTGGTGATTTTCTGACCAATTTTTCCACTTTACTAATTCTTTGGTTTGGCGCCAAATTAGTAATTGATCAAAAACTCACCGTGGGTCAGCTTGTGGCTTTTCAAATGTTATCAGGCAGAGTCACAGGTCCCCTATTACGTTTAGTGCAGTTGTGGCAAAACCTGCAACAAGTTCTGCTATCTGTAGACCGCATTGGTGATATTCTCAATGTCGCACCAGAAGCTGAAGCTGGAACAGGTTTAGTTTTACCACCCCTCAAAGGTCAAGTCACTTTTGAACAGGTATTTTTTCGCTACAAAGCGAATATTGAACCAGTACTTAAAGGGATTTCTTTCAACGTCGAACCAGGGCAATTTGTCGGCATTGTGGGACGCAGTGGTTCTGGTAAAAGTACCCTTTCTAAACTATTGCAACGCCTTTATCAGATTGAATCAGGACGCATCCTCATTGATGGTTTTGATATTAAAAGTGCAGATTTAGCATCCCTTAGACAACAAATTGGTGTAGTTCTCCAAGAAGACTTTTTATTTAACGGTTCCATCTTGGAAAATATCACTCTTGGTAATCCAGATATTACCGCCGAGCAAGTAGTACAAGCCGCCAGACTAGCAGTAGCTCACGACTTCATCAGTCAATTACCCTACGGTTACGAAACTAATGTAGGTGAACGGGGTACAGCTTTATCTGGTGGACAGAGACAACGGATTGCTTTAGCGCGGTTATTTCTTTCCTCCGCACCGATTTTAATATTAGATGAAGCTACCAGCGCTTTAGATAGTGAAACTGAACAACAGGTACTGCAAAACCTACAGCAAATTTCCACTAATCGCACAGTATTTCTGATTGCTCACCGTTTTGCTCCCCTCAAACGGGCTGATTTAATTGTGGTGTTAGAAAAAGGTGTGATTGCTGAACGTGGTACCCACTCACACTTGTTACAACAAAAGGGTTTGTACTGGTCGCTATATCAACGACAACAGGCGAATATTTAG
- the crtD gene encoding C-3',4' desaturase CrtD, whose translation MPSISLDKSKPRVIVVGAGIGGLTAGALLAHRGYSVLILDQALVPGGCASTFKRKGFTFDVGATQVAGLEVGGIHHRIFSELAQDLPAATPCDPACVVYLPGEKTPINVWRNPEKWQAERQRQFPGSEPFWQLLATLFHASWEFQGRDPVLPPRNLWDLWQLVQAVRPSTLITVPFTLLTVGDALRLCGLGNDYRLRTFLDLQLKLYSQVNAEETALLYAATALSVSQLPQGLFHLQGSMQVLSDRLVQALERDGGKLLMRHTVENIQVENNQATAVVIKNQQTGEIWTETADHIVANVTVQDLVRLLGEQAPIGYKQRVKKLPPASGAFVVYLGVDASAIPVGCPPHLQFMYNANGPIGENNSLFVSVSHSGDGRAPDGKATIIASSFVDPTQWWETKDYVGLKQKYTEEAIARLGEYFYLKPETIIHQEVATPRTFARYTARDRGIVGGIGQRIPTFGPFGIGNRTPIKHLWLVGDSTHPGEGTAGVSYSALTVVRQIESQS comes from the coding sequence ATGCCCAGTATTTCTCTTGACAAAAGTAAACCCCGCGTTATCGTCGTCGGTGCGGGAATTGGTGGGCTAACTGCTGGTGCATTATTAGCCCATAGAGGCTACAGCGTTCTCATCTTAGACCAAGCCCTCGTGCCTGGAGGTTGTGCTTCGACGTTTAAACGCAAAGGTTTTACCTTTGATGTGGGAGCAACTCAGGTTGCTGGGTTGGAGGTGGGGGGTATTCACCACCGCATATTTTCAGAATTGGCTCAGGACTTACCAGCCGCAACGCCTTGTGATCCGGCTTGCGTGGTCTATCTCCCTGGTGAAAAAACGCCAATTAATGTCTGGCGTAACCCAGAAAAATGGCAAGCAGAACGCCAACGACAGTTTCCTGGTAGTGAGCCGTTTTGGCAATTGCTGGCAACTTTATTCCATGCGAGTTGGGAATTTCAAGGACGTGATCCGGTGTTACCACCGCGTAATTTGTGGGATTTGTGGCAATTAGTTCAAGCTGTACGTCCTAGTACTTTAATTACAGTACCCTTTACCTTGTTGACCGTGGGCGATGCTTTACGGTTGTGTGGGCTAGGAAATGACTACCGGCTGAGAACTTTTTTGGATTTGCAATTGAAGCTATATTCCCAAGTAAATGCTGAGGAAACAGCATTACTTTACGCCGCTACAGCCTTAAGTGTATCCCAACTACCCCAAGGTTTATTTCATCTCCAGGGTAGTATGCAGGTACTGAGCGATCGCCTGGTACAAGCCTTGGAACGAGACGGGGGTAAGTTGTTGATGCGCCACACCGTGGAAAATATCCAAGTGGAAAATAATCAAGCCACTGCTGTTGTCATCAAAAATCAGCAAACAGGCGAAATTTGGACAGAAACAGCAGATCATATAGTTGCCAATGTCACCGTACAGGATTTAGTGAGACTACTGGGTGAACAGGCTCCAATTGGGTATAAACAGCGAGTAAAAAAATTGCCCCCAGCATCAGGCGCATTTGTCGTCTATTTGGGTGTAGATGCTAGCGCCATTCCTGTTGGTTGTCCGCCCCATCTGCAATTTATGTACAATGCCAATGGACCGATAGGCGAGAATAATTCCTTATTTGTATCCGTCAGCCATAGCGGAGATGGACGGGCCCCAGATGGTAAAGCGACAATAATTGCTTCTTCATTTGTAGACCCTACCCAGTGGTGGGAGACTAAGGATTATGTCGGACTCAAACAGAAGTATACAGAAGAGGCGATCGCTCGACTGGGCGAATATTTCTACCTCAAACCAGAAACCATAATACATCAAGAAGTTGCCACACCGCGCACCTTTGCCCGTTACACAGCTCGCGATCGCGGTATAGTTGGTGGTATTGGTCAACGCATACCCACTTTTGGTCCCTTTGGCATTGGCAATCGTACACCCATCAAGCATCTGTGGTTAGTCGGTGACTCTACCCATCCCGGTGAAGGTACCGCTGGGGTGAGTTATTCGGCGTTGACAGTGGTTAGGCAAATTGAATCTCAATCGTAA
- a CDS encoding ATP-binding protein encodes MSINHIPTPFQVDLTTCDKEVIHIPDSIQPHGVILVLKEPELTILQVSNNTYDFLGLNPEDLLNQPLSLLLDQDQINLLRDITNDEDLQFINHLEIFIPLGNNVVSFDSIMHRNNGGLILELEHKLTDDKNHGFFEFYNLLKRALSKLQGAANVIDLSEIVIKEVKKITGFDRVMLYRFNEDWNGTVIAEEKAECLTAYLGFHYPASDIPEPARRLYSQNLLRLIPNVNDESATIVPRNNPLTNQSLDLSNSVLRSVSPCHIEYLHNMGVTASMSIAIMKNQKLWGLIACHHQSPKYISYEIRNACEFFGRMISIELVAKEDSEDSEYKIQLKSVVAKLVEYMSAEKHFIDGLINNQPNLLNLTNSQGAAIYFEGKYYTLGETPLKLEIQHLIEWIDKNVHEEVFHTDGLSKIYPEAEKFSDFASGLMVFPISKSQRNYILWFRPEVIQTVNWGGNPKNPVEVMEDGSLHSSPRKSFNLWKETVKLQSLPWKTCEVNAALELRNAIISVVLRKADELAQLNIELERSNSELDAFAYIASHDLKEPLRGIHNYSNFLIEDYGTILNEEGKAKLQTLIRLSQRMEDLINSLLHFSRLGRVELSMQQNDINMIVSGILDLLSARIEETGVEIRIPRPLPTVYCDRVQVGEVFSNLITNAIKYNDRTEKLIEIGYIDDSPQPITFYIRDNGIGIREKHFDAIFRIFKRLHSQSKYSEGTGAGLTIAKKIVELHGGTIWVESTYGQGSTFYFTLQRVENSDDK; translated from the coding sequence ATGAGTATAAACCATATTCCTACTCCATTTCAAGTTGACCTCACAACCTGTGACAAAGAGGTAATTCATATTCCAGACTCTATTCAGCCGCATGGAGTGATTTTAGTATTAAAAGAACCAGAATTAACCATCCTGCAAGTTAGCAACAATACATATGATTTTTTAGGGTTAAATCCCGAAGATTTGCTAAATCAACCTTTAAGCCTTTTGCTTGATCAAGACCAAATTAATTTATTAAGAGATATCACTAATGATGAAGATTTACAATTCATTAACCACCTGGAAATTTTCATACCATTAGGTAATAATGTTGTATCTTTTGATAGCATTATGCATCGAAATAATGGGGGTTTAATTCTGGAATTAGAACATAAATTAACCGATGATAAAAATCATGGATTTTTTGAATTTTATAACTTACTAAAACGCGCTTTATCTAAATTACAGGGTGCTGCGAATGTTATAGACCTCAGTGAAATCGTTATCAAAGAGGTGAAAAAAATCACTGGCTTTGACCGAGTAATGCTTTATCGATTTAATGAAGATTGGAATGGCACAGTGATTGCTGAAGAAAAAGCAGAATGTCTCACTGCTTATTTAGGCTTCCACTACCCCGCTTCCGATATTCCTGAACCAGCAAGAAGGCTCTACAGTCAAAATTTGCTCAGGCTGATCCCAAATGTTAACGATGAGTCGGCGACAATTGTTCCTAGGAATAACCCATTAACTAACCAGTCTTTGGATTTAAGCAATTCAGTGTTGCGGAGTGTCTCACCTTGCCATATTGAGTATCTGCATAATATGGGCGTGACGGCATCAATGTCAATTGCCATCATGAAAAACCAAAAACTCTGGGGACTAATTGCTTGTCATCATCAATCACCCAAATATATATCATATGAAATTCGTAATGCTTGTGAATTTTTTGGGCGAATGATATCTATTGAATTGGTAGCTAAAGAAGACAGCGAAGATTCTGAATACAAAATACAGTTAAAATCTGTAGTGGCAAAATTAGTCGAGTATATGTCAGCAGAAAAACACTTCATTGATGGGTTGATAAATAACCAGCCTAATCTACTGAATCTCACTAATTCTCAAGGTGCTGCTATCTATTTTGAAGGTAAGTATTATACCCTTGGAGAAACTCCATTAAAACTAGAAATTCAACATTTAATAGAGTGGATAGATAAAAACGTGCATGAAGAAGTTTTTCACACGGACGGGTTATCAAAAATCTACCCAGAAGCAGAAAAATTCTCTGATTTTGCTAGCGGTTTGATGGTATTTCCTATCTCTAAAAGTCAGAGAAACTATATTTTGTGGTTTCGTCCAGAGGTGATACAAACCGTAAATTGGGGAGGGAACCCGAAGAACCCTGTCGAAGTCATGGAAGACGGTAGTTTGCATTCATCTCCCCGCAAATCATTTAATTTATGGAAAGAAACAGTGAAGTTGCAATCTCTTCCCTGGAAAACCTGTGAAGTGAATGCAGCTTTGGAACTTAGAAATGCAATTATTAGTGTAGTCCTGCGGAAAGCGGATGAATTAGCACAGCTAAATATTGAACTCGAACGCAGCAACAGCGAATTAGACGCTTTCGCCTACATTGCTTCTCATGATTTGAAAGAACCATTGCGGGGTATTCACAACTACTCAAATTTTCTGATTGAAGACTACGGCACAATATTAAATGAAGAGGGTAAAGCAAAGTTACAAACCCTAATTCGTCTCAGCCAGCGGATGGAAGATTTAATCAATTCCTTGCTGCATTTTTCTCGCTTGGGAAGGGTGGAGCTTTCGATGCAGCAAAATGATATCAATATGATTGTGAGTGGAATTTTAGACCTATTGAGTGCCAGAATTGAAGAAACAGGCGTAGAAATCCGCATTCCCAGACCCCTACCAACAGTATATTGCGATCGCGTTCAGGTAGGCGAAGTTTTCAGCAATTTAATTACCAATGCTATTAAATATAACGACAGAACCGAAAAATTGATTGAAATTGGTTACATTGACGATTCTCCTCAACCAATTACATTCTATATACGAGATAATGGCATAGGCATTCGCGAAAAACACTTTGACGCCATTTTTCGCATTTTCAAACGACTGCATAGTCAGAGCAAATATAGCGAGGGTACTGGGGCAGGATTAACGATTGCCAAGAAAATTGTGGAGCTTCATGGTGGTACAATTTGGGTGGAATCAACCTATGGCCAAGGTAGTACCTTTTATTTCACACTACAGAGAGTTGAGAACAGCGATGATAAGTAA
- a CDS encoding response regulator, which translates to MISNSAKPLLVIEDSDEDYEALCRVMRQQSVINPVFRCTDGDEALDFLYHTGIYENVQIAPRPAIILLDLNLPGTDGREVLAQMKQDENLKYIPVVVFSTSSNPKDIEICYRYSVASYILKPVDINRLVKTISTFIAYWLDIVVFPDSVSNHN; encoded by the coding sequence ATGATAAGTAACAGTGCTAAACCTTTATTAGTGATTGAAGACAGCGACGAAGACTATGAAGCTTTGTGTCGAGTCATGCGCCAACAATCTGTAATTAACCCTGTATTTCGCTGTACCGATGGCGATGAGGCGCTGGATTTTCTCTACCACACCGGAATCTACGAAAACGTCCAAATTGCTCCCCGTCCCGCGATTATTTTGCTCGACCTAAATTTACCAGGTACTGATGGCCGAGAAGTATTGGCGCAAATGAAACAGGATGAAAATCTCAAATATATACCTGTGGTTGTATTCTCCACTTCGTCTAACCCTAAAGATATAGAAATATGTTACCGATATTCTGTTGCCAGTTATATATTAAAACCAGTTGACATTAACCGGTTAGTCAAGACAATTTCAACCTTCATTGCTTATTGGTTAGACATTGTAGTTTTTCCTGATTCAGTCAGTAACCATAATTAA